Proteins co-encoded in one Ziziphus jujuba cultivar Dongzao chromosome 9, ASM3175591v1 genomic window:
- the LOC107435584 gene encoding amino acid permease 6 yields METQTGGFGENTKFDDDGRLKRQGTLMTASAHIITAVIGSGVLSLAWAISQLGWIVGILALTMFSLITLYTSCLLANSYRSPDPVLGDRRNYTYMLAVQNNLGGIKYQLCGLAQYGNLVGVAIGYTITSAFSMSAIKRSNCFHSNGHEADCHESNETYMIWYGIIQIFLSQIPNFHKLSVLSVIAAIMSFTYASIGLGLSIAKTAQGGEHPKTSFTLEVTNKQKMWSSFQAIGDIAFAYVFATVLIEIEDTLKSSPPETQVMKKASAIGVSVTTVFYMLCGIMGYLAFGNDAPGNFLTGFGFYEPFWLVDFANACVVLHLVGAYQVFAQPIFKLVEEWSSKRWPECDFIVREYHITIPLFGTWSLNLFRSTWRTIYVVITTVAGITFPFFNNVLGFLGAASFWPLAVYFPIEMHISQSKIPCYSSTWMGLKFLSGLCLIVSLLAAAGSIQGIVQDLTNYRPFTSVS; encoded by the exons ATGGAGACGCAAACTGGAGGGTTCGGTGAAAATACAAAGTTTGACGATGATGGTCGATTAAAACGACAAG GAACTTTGATGACTGCAAGTGCACATATTATAACGGCTGTGATTGGATCAGGAGTGCTATCATTGGCTTGGGCCATTTCTCAGTTGGGTTGGATTGTTGGGATTTTGGCGCTCACAATGTTTTCTTTGATCACTTTGTATACTTCATGCCTACTTGCGAACAGTTACAGATCTCCTGATCCAGTCCTTGGGGACAGAAGAAATTACACTTATATGCTGGCTGTACAGAACAATCTTG GAGGAATCAAGTATCAATTGTGTGGATTAGCTCAATATGGAAATCTTGTAGGAGTAGCCATTGGATATACAATCACTTCAGCTTTTAGTATGTC GGCTATTAAAAGATCCAATTGTTTCCATTCCAACGGGCATGAAGCAGATTGTCATGAATCAAATGAGACCTACATGATCTGGTATGGGATCATTCAAATTTTTCTGAGCCAAATACCAAACTTCCACAAGCTCTCTGTGCTCTCCGTCATTGCAGCCATTATGTCTTTTACTTATGCCTCTATAGGCCTTGGCCTCTCCATCGCCAAAACAGCACAAG GAGGGGAACATCCCAAGACAAGCTTTACTTTGGAAGTGACAAACAAGCAGAAGATGTGGAGTAGTTTCCAAGCCATTGGAGATATTGCCTTCGCCTATGTATTTGCTACAGTCCTTATTGAGATAGAG GACACACTAAAATCAAGCCCACCAGAAACCCAAGTAATGAAGAAGGCAAGTGCAATTGGAGTGTCAGTGACGACGGTGTTCTACATGCTTTGTGGAATTATGGGATATTTGGCATTTGGGAACGACGCACCAGGCAACTTTTTAACAGGATTTGGTTTTTATGAGCCTTTCTGGCTTGTTGACTTTGCTAATGCTTGTGTTGTTCTTCATCTCGTCGGGGCTTACCAg gtgttcGCCCAACCAATCTTCAAGCTAGTAGAAGAATGGAGTAGCAAACGGTGGCCAGAATGTGATTTCATAGTAAGAGAATACCATATAACAATTCCATTGTTTGGTACATGGAGTTTGAATCTATTTAGGTCTACATGGAGAACAATATATGTGGTAATAACAACAGTGGCTGGAATAACATTTCCATTCTTCAACAACGTCTTGGGATTTCTTGGAGCAGCATCGTTCTGGCCACTGGCTGTATATTTTCCAATAGAGATGCACATTTCACAGTCCAAAATTCCATGTTATTCCTCAACATGGATGGGCCTCAAATTTCTAAGTGGGCTTTGCTTAATTGTGTCACTTTTAGCTGCTGCTGGATCCATTCAAGGCATTGTTCAGGATCTCACCAACTACAGGCCTTTCACCTCTGTctcttaa
- the LOC107435591 gene encoding tubulin alpha chain-like isoform X1 — protein sequence MRECISIHIGQAGIQVGNACWELYCLEHGIQPDGQMPSDKTVGGGDDAFNTFFSETGAGKHVPRAVFVDLEPTVIDEVRTGTYRQLFHPEQLISGKEDAANNFARGHYTIGKEIVDLCLDRIRKLADNCTGLQGFLVFNAVGGGTGSGLGSLLLERLSVDYGKKSKLGFTVYPSPQVSTSVVEPYNSVLSTHSLLEHTDVAVLLDNEAIYDICRRSLDIERPTYTNLNRLVSQVISSLTASLRFDGALNVDVTEFQTNLVPYPRIHFMLSSYAPVISAEKAYHEQLSVAEITNSAFEPSSMMAKCDPRHGKYMACCLMYRGDVVPKDVNAAVATIKTKRTIQFVDWCPTGFKCGINYQPPTVVPGGDLAKVQRAVCMISNSTSVAEVKESFPKPVRILLPLRRITKKLVQSLLRAKMMKGRSTK from the exons ATGAGAGAGTGCATTTCGATCCACATCGGTCAGGCCGGTATCCAGGTCGGCAATGCCTGCTGGGAACTTTACTGCCTCGAGCACGGTATCCAG CCTGATGGCCAAATGCCTAGTGACAAGACTGTTGGCGGAGGAGACGATGCCTTCAACACCTTTTTCAGTGAAACTGGTGCAGGGAAGCACGTCCCTCGCGCTGTTTTTGTTGATCTTGAGCCCACTGTCATTGATGAAGTGAGGACCGGAACTTACCGCCAGCTCTTCCACCCAGAACAGCTCATCAGTGGCAAGGAAGATGCTGCCAACAACTTTGCCCGTGGCCACTATACCA TTGGTAAGGAGATTGTTGATCTCTGCTTGGACCGCATCCGTAAGCTTGCTGACAACTGTACCGGCCTTCAAGGATTCCTTGTCTTCAATGCTGTTGGTGGTGGCACAGGTTCTGGTCTTGGATCCCTTCTGTTGGAGCGTTTGTCAGTTGATTATGGCAAGAAATCAAAGCTGGGTTTCACAGTTTACCCCTCACCACAAGTCTCAACCTCTGTTGTGGAGCCCTATAACAGTGTTCTCTCAACCCATTCCCTCCTGGAGCACACTGATGTTGCTGTACTTCTTGACAACGAGGCCATTTATGATATTTGCAGGCGCTCCCTTGACATTGAGAGACCCACTTACACCAACCTCAACCGTCTTGTCTCTCAG GTTATTTCCTCCCTGACTGCCTCTTTGAGGTTTGATGGTGCCCTCAATGTGGATGTGACAGAATTCCAAACCAACTTGGTCCCCTATCCCAGGATCCACTTTATGCTTTCATCCTATGCACCTGTCATATCTGCTGAGAAGGCCTACCATGAGCAACTCTCCGTTGCTGAGATCACAAACAGTGCCTTTGAGCCCTCATCTATGATGGCCAAGTGTGATCCTCGCCATGGCAAATATATGGCATGCTGCCTGATGTACCGTGGTGATGTGGTGCCCAAGGATGTGAATGCTGCTGTTGCCACCATCAAGACCAAGCGCACCATCCAATTTGTTGATTGGTGCCCAACTGGTTTCAAGTGTGGTATTAACTACCAGCCACCCACCGTTGTTCCTGGAGGTGACCTTGCCAAGGTACAGAGGGCTGTCTGCATGATCTCAAACTCTACAAGTGTGGCAGAGGT GAAGGAGAGTTTTCCGAAGCCCGTGAGGATCTTGCTGCCCTTGAGAAGGATTACGAAGAAGTTGGTGCAGAGTCTGCTGAGGGCGAAGATGATGAAGGGGAGGAGTACTAAATGA
- the LOC107435591 gene encoding tubulin alpha chain-like has protein sequence MRECISIHIGQAGIQVGNACWELYCLEHGIQPDGQMPSDKTVGGGDDAFNTFFSETGAGKHVPRAVFVDLEPTVIDEVRTGTYRQLFHPEQLISGKEDAANNFARGHYTIGKEIVDLCLDRIRKLADNCTGLQGFLVFNAVGGGTGSGLGSLLLERLSVDYGKKSKLGFTVYPSPQVSTSVVEPYNSVLSTHSLLEHTDVAVLLDNEAIYDICRRSLDIERPTYTNLNRLVSQVISSLTASLRFDGALNVDVTEFQTNLVPYPRIHFMLSSYAPVISAEKAYHEQLSVAEITNSAFEPSSMMAKCDPRHGKYMACCLMYRGDVVPKDVNAAVATIKTKRTIQFVDWCPTGFKCGINYQPPTVVPGGDLAKVQRAVCMISNSTSVAEVFGRIDHKFDLMYAKRAFVHWYVGEGMEEGEFSEAREDLAALEKDYEEVGAESAEGEDDEGEEY, from the exons ATGAGAGAGTGCATTTCGATCCACATCGGTCAGGCCGGTATCCAGGTCGGCAATGCCTGCTGGGAACTTTACTGCCTCGAGCACGGTATCCAG CCTGATGGCCAAATGCCTAGTGACAAGACTGTTGGCGGAGGAGACGATGCCTTCAACACCTTTTTCAGTGAAACTGGTGCAGGGAAGCACGTCCCTCGCGCTGTTTTTGTTGATCTTGAGCCCACTGTCATTGATGAAGTGAGGACCGGAACTTACCGCCAGCTCTTCCACCCAGAACAGCTCATCAGTGGCAAGGAAGATGCTGCCAACAACTTTGCCCGTGGCCACTATACCA TTGGTAAGGAGATTGTTGATCTCTGCTTGGACCGCATCCGTAAGCTTGCTGACAACTGTACCGGCCTTCAAGGATTCCTTGTCTTCAATGCTGTTGGTGGTGGCACAGGTTCTGGTCTTGGATCCCTTCTGTTGGAGCGTTTGTCAGTTGATTATGGCAAGAAATCAAAGCTGGGTTTCACAGTTTACCCCTCACCACAAGTCTCAACCTCTGTTGTGGAGCCCTATAACAGTGTTCTCTCAACCCATTCCCTCCTGGAGCACACTGATGTTGCTGTACTTCTTGACAACGAGGCCATTTATGATATTTGCAGGCGCTCCCTTGACATTGAGAGACCCACTTACACCAACCTCAACCGTCTTGTCTCTCAG GTTATTTCCTCCCTGACTGCCTCTTTGAGGTTTGATGGTGCCCTCAATGTGGATGTGACAGAATTCCAAACCAACTTGGTCCCCTATCCCAGGATCCACTTTATGCTTTCATCCTATGCACCTGTCATATCTGCTGAGAAGGCCTACCATGAGCAACTCTCCGTTGCTGAGATCACAAACAGTGCCTTTGAGCCCTCATCTATGATGGCCAAGTGTGATCCTCGCCATGGCAAATATATGGCATGCTGCCTGATGTACCGTGGTGATGTGGTGCCCAAGGATGTGAATGCTGCTGTTGCCACCATCAAGACCAAGCGCACCATCCAATTTGTTGATTGGTGCCCAACTGGTTTCAAGTGTGGTATTAACTACCAGCCACCCACCGTTGTTCCTGGAGGTGACCTTGCCAAGGTACAGAGGGCTGTCTGCATGATCTCAAACTCTACAAGTGTGGCAGAGGTGTTCGGGAGAATTGACCACAAGTTTGATCTCATGTATGCCAAGCGTGCTTTCGTGCATTGGTATGTGGGCGAGGGTATGGAGGAAGGAGAGTTTTCCGAAGCCCGTGAGGATCTTGCTGCCCTTGAGAAGGATTACGAAGAAGTTGGTGCAGAGTCTGCTGAGGGCGAAGATGATGAAGGGGAGGAGTACTAA